TGAACACCTCGGAGCGCACCCGCACCGAATTCGACTACACCCAGCGCTTCCCGGCCCCGCACAACGACATCCTGCACCCGACCGCGCAAGGGCTGGGCCTGGACCAGGCCTGGGTCTACGGCCTGATCCGCCAGGAATCGCGCTTCATTTCCGACGCCCAGTCCGGGGTCGGCGCCGCCGGCCTGATGCAGGTGATGCCCTCGACCGGCAAATGGGTGGCGGAAAAGATCGGCATGAGCGACTATGCCCACGGCATGCTGAGCGATATCCGCACCAACATCCTGCTCGGCACCAATTACCTGAACATGGTGCTGAACAATGCCGACGGCTCGCAGGTGCTGGCCACCGCTTCCTACAACGCCGGCCCGGGCCGCGCGCGCACCTGGCGCGGCCTGCTCAGCGCGCCGATGGAAGGAGCGGTGTTCGTCGAAACCATTCCATTCGAGGAAACCCGCAACTACGTGCGCAACGTGATGTCGAACGCAACGAACTACGCCGCACTGTTCGAGAAGCGTCCGCAGTCGCTCAAGGCCCGACTGGGGACGATCACGCCGCGCGGCAGCGCAATTGGCCTGCCCTGAGGAGTCCAGCATGCGCCAGCTGTCGGTAGTGTTGTTCGGAGGAACAGGATTCATCGGCAGCCACCTGGCCGCCAGGCTGGCCGAGCGCGGCGTCACGATCGTGGCGCCGACCCGGCACGAAGCGCATGCCATGCACCTGATGCCGCTGGGCGTCGACATCGTCGAGGCCGACATCAACGACGATGCCGTCCTGCGCCGCCTGGTGGCCGGCAAGGATGCCGTCATCAACCTGGTCGGCATCCTGCATTCGCGCCGCGGCATGCCCTACGGGCCGCAATTCCGCCATGTCCACGTCGAGCTGCCGCGCCGCCTCGTGGCCGCCTGCGCGGCCGGAGGCGTGCCGCGCTACCTGCACATGAGCGCGCTGGGCGCCTCGCGCGACGGGCCTTCGATGTACCAGCGCTCCAAGGCCGACGGCGAACTGGCGGCCGCCAGCGAAACGGCGGTCGCGCCGACGATCTTCCGGCCCTCGGTGGTGTTCGGTCCCGGCGACAATTTCCTGAACATGTTCGCGCGCCTGCAGCGGCGCCTGCCGGTGGTGCCGCTGGCCGGCGCCGGGGCGCGCTTCCAGCCGGTGTACGTGGGCGACGTTGCCGACGCCTTCGTGCACGCCCTGTTCAAGCTGGAAAGCCGCAACCGGACCTACGAGCTGGGCGGGCCCGGCATCTATACGCTGGCCGAACTGGTGCGGCTGGCGGGACGGTATGCCGGCCATCAGCGCCCGATATTGCCGCTGCCCGACGCGCTGGCGCGGCTGCAGGCGATGCTGTTCGAACTCTTGCCGACGCCGCTGATCACGCGCGACAACCTGGACTCCATGAAAGTCGATAATGTTGTCAAGCCGTCCGATCAGGCCTTGACAGCGGAGGCGCTCGATATCAAGCTCACGGCGCTCGAGTCGGTCGCGCCCCAGTACCTGGCGCCGAGCGGACAACTCGACGAGCTGCGCTCCCGGGCGCGGCATGCTCATGCGGAACACCCCCATCCGAAATAGAAAGAAACCATGCAGACAATCGAACTCGATCCGACGCTTTCGCAGACCCTCGACCAGGCGCGCCAGGCGGGCCTGACCCTCGTCATCGGCAACAAGAATTATTCGTCGTGGTCGATGCGCCCGTGGGTGGCAGCGGTGGCGGCCGGGATCCCGTTCACCGAAGTGCGCGTCCTGCTCGACCAGCCGGACACCGCCACCAACATCGCGCGCTTTTCGCACGCCGGCCGGGTGCCGGTGCTGCTGGCCGGCGAAATGACGATCTGGGACAGCCTGGCCATCTGCGAATACCTGGCCGAGCAGTTCCCCGAAAAACACCTGTGGCCGCAGGATGTGGCGGCGCGCGCGATGGCGCGTTCGGTGGTCGCCGAGATGCATTCCGGCTTCCCCGACCTGCGCAGCGCGATGTCGATGAACATCAAGGCGCGCCTGCCGGGCCGCGGCCGCACGCCGGGCGCCCAGGCCGACATCGGCCGCGTCTGCGAGATCTGGGAAGAGTGCCTGTCGCGCTTCGGCCACCACCGCTTCCTGTTCGGCGACTTTTCCATCGCCGACGCCTTCTATGCGCCGGTGGTAATGCGTTTTAAAACCTATGGCGTGGCGCTGGCGCCGGCCCTGCAGGCGTATTGCGACCGCATGCTGGCGCACCCGGCCGTGGCGCGCTGGGTCGAGGAAGCGATGGCGGAAACGGAAATCGCCGCCGCCCACGAAGACGAGCTGCCGGAGTGACGGAGCCGATGCCGATGCGGGCCTATGTCGTCGGCGGCGCCGTGCGCGATGAGCTGCTGGGGCTGCCGGTGCAGGACCACGACTGGGTCGTCGTCGGCGCCACCCCGGAACAGATGGTGGCGCAGGGCTTCCGCCCGGTCGGCAAGGATTTTCCGGTCTTCCTGCATCCCGAGACGCACGAAGAATATGCGCTGGCGCGTACCGAGCGCAAGACCGCGCCGGGCTACCACGGCTTCGTGTTCCACACCTCGCCCGAGGTCAGGCTCGAAGACGACCTGGTCCGGCGCGACCTGACCATCAATGCGATGGCGCGCGCCGAAGACGGCACCATCGTCGATCCCTACGGCGGCCGGCAGGACCTGGAAAACCGCATCTTCCGCCACGTGTCCGACGCCTTCGTCGAAGACCCGGTGCGGATCCTGCGCCTGGCCCGCTTTGCCGCGCGCTTCCCGGCCTTCCGCGTGGCCGATTCCACGAATGCCCTGATGCGCAGCATGGTGGAGCAGGGCGAGGTCGACGCCCTGGTGCCGGAACGTGTCTGGCAGGAACTCTCGCGCGGGCTGATGGAGCGGACGCCCTCGCGCATGTTCGCGGTGTTGCGCGACTGCGGCGCCCTGGCCCGCATCCTGCCGGAGCTCGATGCCAGCGAGGGCCTGATGCTGACGATCGATGAGGCGGCCGGACGCGGGGTCGAGCTGCCGGTGCGCTTTGCCGTCCTGGCGCATGCGCTGCGCCAGGCGCCGCAGCGGATTACCGAAGTTTGCAAACGCCTACGCGTACCGCTGGAGTGCCGCGACCTGGCCGTCATGAGCGCGCGCGAGCACGATCCGGTCGAGCGCGCGCTGGCGCTTGGCCCGGATGAGATCGTTACCCTGTTCGAGCGCAGCGACGCCTTCCGCAAGCCGGAGCGTTTTTCCCAGATGCTGCTGGTGGCCGCGTGCGTGGCGCGCGCGCCGGACTATCCGCAGGCGGCCTGGCTGCTGCGCGGGCTGGCGGCGGCCCGTGGGGTGAATGCGGGGGAGATCGCCGGCAGGTGTGCGGAGAACAAGGCCGGTATTCCGGGCGCCGTGCACGCGGCGCGGGTAGCGGCGGTGGCGGCGGCCCTGAACGCCAGCGGGTAAAGCGCTTTTCCGCGAAGCTTGTGTGCACCTTACAAACCAGCCCGGCAGTTCCGCATCCGATCCGCTAGAATACGGGATTGGTGCAGTGCACAAAAGAATATCCCCCATGCAGGACAATCCCCTCCGCCGCTGGCTGAACAACCTGATCGGCAAACACGGCCGCCAGCCGGTGCTGGTCAAGGCCTTGAGCGAACGCGATCGCAAGCGCGTGCTGCGGCATTTCATGGCGCTCGACAGCAATGACCGCCTGCTGCGCTTCGGCAGCGTGTTGCCGGACGAGCAAGTGAGCAACTACGTCGGCAAGCTCGACTTTGCGAACGACATCGTGTTCGGCGTCTACAACCGCCTGTTCCAGCTGGTCGGCGTCGGCCATCTGGCGTTCACCTCGCGCGAGGCGCGTCCGGACAGCATCCACTACACGGACAAGGAAAAAGTGGCCGAGTTCGGGGTCTCGGTGTCGAAGTCGGCGCGCGGGCAGGGCGTCGGCACCCGGCTGTTCGAGCGCGCTGCCATGCACTGCCGCAATTCGGACGTCGACACGCTGTACATGCAGTGCCTGTCCTCGAACCGCACCATGATGCACATCGCCAGGAAGGCCGGCATGGAGATCCAGCGCGAGTACGGCGAGGCCGACGCCCACCTGCACCTGCCGCCGCCCAGCCCCTCGAGTGTGCTGGCCGAAGCGCTGGAAGAGCAGATCGCGAAGATCGACTACACCTTCAAGCGCAACACCCGGCTTGCCCTGAAGTGGCTGATGCCCAAAAAATAGGCGATCAGACGATCGGCAGCGCCGTCGTCTCCTTGATTTTCTGCAACGCGAAGCTGGATTTGACGTCCAGCACCGCCGGATGCCGCAGCAACGTCCCCATCATGAAGCGCGAGAAGTGGTCCATGTCTTCCACGTGCACGCGCAGCAGGAAATCCATTTCTCCCGTCATCGCATAGCAATCCACCACTTCCGGCCAGGCCGACACGGCCTGGGCGAACTCGAAACGCGGCGAGGTCGCCGGCACGCGCGCGTTCGGCGCGCCTTCGGCGTGCTTTTCCAGGCGCACGTTGACATAGGCCAGCAGGCCAAGCCCCAGCTTGTCCGCATCGAGCAGCGCCACGTATTGGCGGATCACCCCGGCTTCTTCCAGGCGCTTGATCCGGCGCAGGCAGGGCGATGGCGACAGGTTGACACGCTCGGCCACGTCCTGGTTGGACAGGCGGCCGTCGGCCTGCAGGATGGCCAGGATCTTCCTATCGGTTTTATCCAGCTCGATCTTTGACATGAATTTTTCTCGTCTTCAGGGGTTCCGCAATTTTATTGCGCAAATCGCGCGGCGGGGGGAATCGATTGAAATTTAATGGCCGGGGGGCGGGAATATACTGGCGCACAGAATAACGCGGCCTGGACCACAGAAGACCGCGCGCACAAAAACAACCCGGAGACACAATGAACGCACCCCTGGACCGCACCCAGCTGGAGCCGCAGCCGCCTGCCCACGACATCACGCTGGACGACAAATGGACACTGGAGCGTGGCCGCGCCTTCATGACCGGCACCCAGGCCCTGATCCGCCTGCCGATGCTGCAGCGCGAACGCGACCTCAAGGCCGGCCTGAACACCGCCGGCTACATCACCGGCTACCGCGGTTCGCCCGTCACCGCGGTCGACCAGACCGCCATGAAGGCGAAAAAGCACCTGGAAGCCCACCATGTCCACTTCCACCCGGGCATGAACGAAGACCTGGCGGCGACCGCCGTCTGGGGCACCCAGCAAACCAACCTGTTCAAGGACGCGAAATACGACGGCGTGTTCGCGATGTGGTACGGCAAGGGCCCGGGCGTGGACCGCTGCGGCGACGTCTTTAAACACGGCAACAACGCCGGTTCCGCCAAGCACGGCGGCGTGCTGGTGCTGGCCGGCGACGACCACGCGGCGAAATCCTCGTCCACCGCCCACCAGTCCGACCACATCCTGCACCACGTCGGCATGCCGGTGCTGTTCCCGGCCTCGGTCCAGGAATACATCGACTACGGCCTGCACGCCTGGGCGATGAGCCGCTACAGCGGCCTGTGGGTGTCGATGAAGTGCGTGACCGACACCATCGAGTCCGGCGCCGTGGTCGACCTCGACCCGGACCGCGTCCAGCCCGTGATCCCGACCGCCTTCGAGATGCCGCCGGGCGGCCTGAACATCCGCTGGCCGGACGCCGTGCTGGACCAGGAAGTGCGGATGAACAATTACAAGTGGTACGCGGCGCTGGCCTATGCGCGCGCCAACAAGTTAAACAATATTATCTGGGACAGCCCGACCCCGAAGATCGGCATCATCACGGCAGGCAAAAGCTACCTGGACACCCGCCAGGCCCTGGCGGACCTCGGCATCGACGAGCAGGCGGCCAGCGACATCGGTTTGCGCCTGTACAAGGTCGGCATGACCTGGCCGCTCGATTCCGTCGGCGTGCACGAATTCGCGCAAGGCCTGGACGAGATCATCGTGGTCGAGGAAAAGCGCCAGGTGCTGGAATATGCGCTGAAGGAAGAGCTGTACAACCTGCCGGACGGCGAGCGTCCGCGCGTGGTCGGCAAGTTCGACGACAGCGGCGAATGGAGCATCAAGAACCGCTCCGGCCAGGGCGACTGGCTGCTGCCGGGCACCTACGAGCTGAACCCGGCCCAGATCGCGCGCGCCATCGCCTCGCGCATCGGGCACTACTGCGCCGGCCACCCGGTGGCCGAGCGCGTCAAGCAGCGCATCGCCTACCTGGAGGCGAAAGAGGCCGTGCTGAAGGCGATCCCGGTCAAGGCGAATCCGGAAACCGACCGCATCCCCTTCTTCTGCTCGGGCTGCCCGCACAACAGCTCGACCAAGGTGCCGGACGGCTCGCGCGCGCTGGCCGGCATCGGCTGCCACTACATGGTGCTGTGGATG
This window of the Massilia sp. WG5 genome carries:
- a CDS encoding complex I NDUFA9 subunit family protein; the encoded protein is MRQLSVVLFGGTGFIGSHLAARLAERGVTIVAPTRHEAHAMHLMPLGVDIVEADINDDAVLRRLVAGKDAVINLVGILHSRRGMPYGPQFRHVHVELPRRLVAACAAGGVPRYLHMSALGASRDGPSMYQRSKADGELAAASETAVAPTIFRPSVVFGPGDNFLNMFARLQRRLPVVPLAGAGARFQPVYVGDVADAFVHALFKLESRNRTYELGGPGIYTLAELVRLAGRYAGHQRPILPLPDALARLQAMLFELLPTPLITRDNLDSMKVDNVVKPSDQALTAEALDIKLTALESVAPQYLAPSGQLDELRSRARHAHAEHPHPK
- a CDS encoding glutathione S-transferase family protein translates to MQTIELDPTLSQTLDQARQAGLTLVIGNKNYSSWSMRPWVAAVAAGIPFTEVRVLLDQPDTATNIARFSHAGRVPVLLAGEMTIWDSLAICEYLAEQFPEKHLWPQDVAARAMARSVVAEMHSGFPDLRSAMSMNIKARLPGRGRTPGAQADIGRVCEIWEECLSRFGHHRFLFGDFSIADAFYAPVVMRFKTYGVALAPALQAYCDRMLAHPAVARWVEEAMAETEIAAAHEDELPE
- a CDS encoding multifunctional CCA addition/repair protein, which codes for MRAYVVGGAVRDELLGLPVQDHDWVVVGATPEQMVAQGFRPVGKDFPVFLHPETHEEYALARTERKTAPGYHGFVFHTSPEVRLEDDLVRRDLTINAMARAEDGTIVDPYGGRQDLENRIFRHVSDAFVEDPVRILRLARFAARFPAFRVADSTNALMRSMVEQGEVDALVPERVWQELSRGLMERTPSRMFAVLRDCGALARILPELDASEGLMLTIDEAAGRGVELPVRFAVLAHALRQAPQRITEVCKRLRVPLECRDLAVMSAREHDPVERALALGPDEIVTLFERSDAFRKPERFSQMLLVAACVARAPDYPQAAWLLRGLAAARGVNAGEIAGRCAENKAGIPGAVHAARVAAVAAALNASG
- a CDS encoding GNAT family N-acetyltransferase — its product is MQDNPLRRWLNNLIGKHGRQPVLVKALSERDRKRVLRHFMALDSNDRLLRFGSVLPDEQVSNYVGKLDFANDIVFGVYNRLFQLVGVGHLAFTSREARPDSIHYTDKEKVAEFGVSVSKSARGQGVGTRLFERAAMHCRNSDVDTLYMQCLSSNRTMMHIARKAGMEIQREYGEADAHLHLPPPSPSSVLAEALEEQIAKIDYTFKRNTRLALKWLMPKK
- a CDS encoding Lrp/AsnC family transcriptional regulator yields the protein MSKIELDKTDRKILAILQADGRLSNQDVAERVNLSPSPCLRRIKRLEEAGVIRQYVALLDADKLGLGLLAYVNVRLEKHAEGAPNARVPATSPRFEFAQAVSAWPEVVDCYAMTGEMDFLLRVHVEDMDHFSRFMMGTLLRHPAVLDVKSSFALQKIKETTALPIV